One genomic region from Populus nigra chromosome 8, ddPopNigr1.1, whole genome shotgun sequence encodes:
- the LOC133700742 gene encoding transcription factor bHLH68-like isoform X2 yields MAGNPSWWSMHPPSQQPSALLSSSPSSFPSQYVLGSSPFPLNSLPDNQELPQSWSQLLLGGSSGDEDRYGLSQFQPKKVENWEDQILNPSPSISLDADIKQEVSHNSNLYGHGEEDFQAARPTAWPQAMPVSSPRSCVTSLSSSTSILDFSYNKADGASQHPDQSSECNSTATGGVCKKARVQPSSSQPLKVRKEKLGDRITALHQMVSPFGKTDTASVLLEAIGYIRFLQGQIEALSSPYMGTASPNMRNQQQSDNQDQPKDLRSRGLCLVPVSCTQHVGSDNGADYWAPAIGGGF; encoded by the exons ATGGCAGGAAACCCTAGCTGGTGGAGCATGCATCCACCTTCACAGCAACCTTCTGCTTTGTTATCATCTTCTCCATCTAGCTTCCCTTCCCAATATGTACTTGGATCTTCTCCATTCCCTTTGAATTCTCTGCCTGATAACCAAGAGCTTCCACAGTCATGGAGCCAACTACTTtt AGGTGGTTCGTCAGGAGATGAAGATAGGTACGGACTGAGTCAATTTCAGCCTAAAAAGGTGGAAAATTGGGAAGACCAAATCTTAAATCCGTCTCCAAGTATTTCTTTAGATGCGGATATAAAGCAAGAGGTTTCCCACAATAGCAACTTATATGGTCATGGGGAAGAAGACTTTCAGGCAGCTAGGCCCACAGCTTGGCCGCAAGCGATGCCGGTCTCTTCCCCTAGGTCTTGCGTCACAAGTTTAAGTAGTAGTACTAGTATATTAGACTTCTCTTACAACAAGGCAGATGGGGCAAGTCAGCATCCAGATCAGTCATCTGAG TGTAACAGTACAGCCACGGGTGGAGTGTGTAAGAAGGCTAGGGTTCAGCCCTCTTCAAGCCAACCTCTTAAG GTGAGGAAGGAGAAGTTAGGTGATAGAATAACAGCTCTTCACCAAATGGTTTCCCCTTTTGGAAAG ACTGACACAGCTTCAGTCTTGTTAGAAGCTATTGGGTATATCAGATTCCTTCAGGGTCAAATTGAG GCTCTTAGCTCCCCTTACATGGGCACTGCCTCACCAAATATGAGGAACCAGCAACAATCT GATAATCAAGACCAGCCAAAGGACTTGAGGAGTAGAGGACTGTGCTTGGTTCCCGTGTCCTGTACTCAGCATGTTGGAAGTGACAATGGTGCCGATTACTGGGCTCCCGCTATCGGAGGAGGGTTTTGA
- the LOC133700742 gene encoding transcription factor bHLH68-like isoform X1 — protein sequence MAGNPSWWSMHPPSQQPSALLSSSPSSFPSQYVLGSSPFPLNSLPDNQELPQSWSQLLLGGSSGDEDRYGLSQFQPKKVENWEDQILNPSPSISLDADIKQEVSHNSNLYGHGEEDFQAARPTAWPQAMPVSSPRSCVTSLSSSTSILDFSYNKADGASQHPDQSSECNSTATGGVCKKARVQPSSSQPLKVRKEKLGDRITALHQMVSPFGKTDTASVLLEAIGYIRFLQGQIEALSSPYMGTASPNMRNQQQSVQEERNCAFSEDMRQDNQDQPKDLRSRGLCLVPVSCTQHVGSDNGADYWAPAIGGGF from the exons ATGGCAGGAAACCCTAGCTGGTGGAGCATGCATCCACCTTCACAGCAACCTTCTGCTTTGTTATCATCTTCTCCATCTAGCTTCCCTTCCCAATATGTACTTGGATCTTCTCCATTCCCTTTGAATTCTCTGCCTGATAACCAAGAGCTTCCACAGTCATGGAGCCAACTACTTtt AGGTGGTTCGTCAGGAGATGAAGATAGGTACGGACTGAGTCAATTTCAGCCTAAAAAGGTGGAAAATTGGGAAGACCAAATCTTAAATCCGTCTCCAAGTATTTCTTTAGATGCGGATATAAAGCAAGAGGTTTCCCACAATAGCAACTTATATGGTCATGGGGAAGAAGACTTTCAGGCAGCTAGGCCCACAGCTTGGCCGCAAGCGATGCCGGTCTCTTCCCCTAGGTCTTGCGTCACAAGTTTAAGTAGTAGTACTAGTATATTAGACTTCTCTTACAACAAGGCAGATGGGGCAAGTCAGCATCCAGATCAGTCATCTGAG TGTAACAGTACAGCCACGGGTGGAGTGTGTAAGAAGGCTAGGGTTCAGCCCTCTTCAAGCCAACCTCTTAAG GTGAGGAAGGAGAAGTTAGGTGATAGAATAACAGCTCTTCACCAAATGGTTTCCCCTTTTGGAAAG ACTGACACAGCTTCAGTCTTGTTAGAAGCTATTGGGTATATCAGATTCCTTCAGGGTCAAATTGAG GCTCTTAGCTCCCCTTACATGGGCACTGCCTCACCAAATATGAGGAACCAGCAACAATCT GttcaagaagaaagaaattgtgCGTTTTCTGAAGACATGCGTCAG GATAATCAAGACCAGCCAAAGGACTTGAGGAGTAGAGGACTGTGCTTGGTTCCCGTGTCCTGTACTCAGCATGTTGGAAGTGACAATGGTGCCGATTACTGGGCTCCCGCTATCGGAGGAGGGTTTTGA